A portion of the Thermoanaerobaculum aquaticum genome contains these proteins:
- a CDS encoding fimbrial biogenesis chaperone, translating into MPGCALAGAIAISPPRLDITLTGTQAAEAVKVVNLDTNPIRLKVSVAHWRLDEHNRVEVIPPTPQSADQWLLITPLEFVVEPGKFQTLRILVRPRVKPEVGEHRAMIFLDEQPPDTKEFATRNLARIGVGVYVWVPPVERKAIFHCADAGYFQKPMALLDLESTGNAHVRPAVQFVVWPKEKFPGKAGTVKVQESPSSPVVVPAGAVAAGLVPDIPVLPGTRRKIVFPLAESLPAGEYWLDLSGQVDSLPIAEVVPFIVPELPSGDARDGAH; encoded by the coding sequence GTGCCCGGGTGTGCGCTGGCGGGGGCCATCGCCATTTCTCCACCCCGACTTGACATTACCCTGACGGGTACTCAAGCGGCGGAAGCCGTGAAGGTTGTTAACCTCGATACCAATCCAATTCGACTCAAGGTAAGCGTGGCGCACTGGCGTCTTGACGAGCACAACCGCGTGGAGGTAATCCCCCCTACGCCTCAGTCGGCGGACCAATGGCTGCTCATTACCCCGCTGGAGTTTGTGGTGGAACCGGGGAAGTTTCAGACGTTGCGCATTTTGGTTCGTCCCCGGGTTAAACCGGAGGTGGGCGAGCACCGGGCCATGATTTTCTTGGACGAACAGCCCCCGGACACCAAGGAGTTTGCCACCCGCAACCTGGCGCGAATTGGGGTGGGGGTGTACGTGTGGGTTCCGCCGGTGGAACGAAAGGCCATTTTTCACTGTGCCGATGCAGGTTATTTTCAAAAGCCCATGGCGCTTTTGGATTTGGAAAGCACCGGCAACGCTCATGTCCGTCCTGCTGTACAGTTTGTAGTGTGGCCGAAGGAGAAGTTTCCGGGCAAAGCGGGGACCGTTAAGGTACAGGAATCGCCTTCCTCGCCGGTGGTGGTCCCCGCAGGGGCGGTGGCGGCCGGCCTGGTGCCCGATATCCCGGTGCTCCCGGGAACCAGAAGGAAAATCGTTTTCCCTTTGGCCGAAAGCCTTCCCGCCGGAGAGTACTGGTTGGACCTTTCGGGCCAGGTGGACTCACTTCCTATTGCCGAAGTCGTTCCCTTCATCGTGCCTGAACTTCCCTCGGGAGATGCCCGTGATGGGGCCCATTAG
- a CDS encoding carboxypeptidase-like regulatory domain-containing protein codes for MALLLGLGGAHGGALDWDQALPSQASLVVLVTVGGREVGATEVLRWEQEMCLRLADFAQFTGATVEAIALGYRIKTPLGETTIPLDEIRQVEGEPYVCQGVLKARLGTDVAFEPATVTLSLDVPWSLPTAVRMAAPLVPEIRAPAWSLGTVHLDVSGISEGRGFSSTGNAWATGRALNGEWRILGERGNDGEARLRELLWVTRKPRWFAFFGRNYVQLSPVLAGFDLVGAGVGWSNRPLPSLGAWSSLTGFSTSATRNFRGTAPPGSFVKLRINGVVVASQQVGLSGRFEFLDVPVTGGRTSVPVEIEIYDRHNLLAPLEVRRLATPTSWWLLPRGSLELVMGGGMGGQLGRSLLGDDSSLRKGAAYSAIRWGLGENLTAEAMVQTVGNRWQAGAGLAWQAFPEAFTALTLAQADGQWAWNWEGTLQKNEWAVLARAFEQPQAFRLQPVGSVRRDYSLELRYNPASWLELGLWSRKLDFEPEHVQWVRPTAVVSLGSALFLRIAPDQWGDYVITATSQPHPRLRLSASYFHSQLYDVGWDMPTSWPLELRGTWERGGEGSDRLTLTVGNRPESFRLPRLRVGIQTSGGFSAAYAEASAPVWSGLWFRAQYMGIPSRVLGGEKPKPRLFLALTADFGYAMGRLVAADQTTLRRELGGVAGRLLVRGKAPAVSLAGARVQVVGFGGTVTSADGSFFVGNVPPGVYEVELDPERLPLELVPVQRRFVVEVAAGTITRVDFPLRQLYGFAGQVRTTDGVGVAGARVVLLSRGTEVASQETDAFGYFRFDQLEPGTYLLQAWRGEQKLGERPVLLEGFLFDQDIVANP; via the coding sequence GTGGCGCTGCTTTTGGGGTTAGGTGGAGCGCACGGTGGGGCTTTGGACTGGGATCAGGCGCTGCCCTCCCAGGCTTCCCTGGTGGTTCTGGTGACAGTGGGCGGGCGGGAGGTGGGAGCAACCGAGGTGCTGCGGTGGGAACAGGAGATGTGCCTCCGGCTGGCGGATTTTGCACAGTTTACCGGGGCCACCGTCGAGGCCATTGCCCTTGGCTACCGGATCAAGACCCCTTTGGGGGAAACCACCATCCCGCTGGATGAGATCCGCCAGGTGGAGGGTGAGCCTTACGTTTGCCAGGGGGTGCTGAAGGCAAGGCTCGGCACCGATGTGGCCTTTGAGCCTGCCACGGTGACGTTATCGCTTGATGTTCCGTGGTCCCTGCCCACAGCCGTTCGGATGGCCGCTCCTCTTGTACCGGAAATTCGCGCCCCAGCCTGGAGCCTGGGCACGGTTCACCTGGACGTGAGCGGAATTTCCGAGGGGAGGGGGTTTTCTTCCACCGGCAACGCGTGGGCCACCGGAAGGGCGTTGAACGGCGAATGGCGGATTTTGGGGGAGCGGGGGAACGATGGAGAAGCGAGGTTACGGGAGCTCCTCTGGGTGACCCGCAAGCCTCGGTGGTTTGCTTTTTTCGGCCGCAACTACGTGCAGCTTTCCCCGGTGCTTGCCGGCTTTGACCTGGTGGGTGCCGGGGTGGGTTGGAGCAACCGGCCGTTGCCGAGCCTGGGAGCTTGGAGCTCGCTTACCGGCTTTTCCACCTCGGCCACGCGCAACTTCCGCGGAACTGCGCCCCCGGGATCTTTTGTGAAGTTGCGCATCAACGGCGTGGTGGTGGCTTCCCAGCAGGTGGGCCTTTCCGGTCGCTTTGAGTTTTTGGATGTTCCCGTTACCGGCGGGCGAACCAGCGTGCCGGTGGAAATTGAAATTTACGATCGGCACAACCTCTTAGCACCCCTGGAGGTGCGCCGGCTGGCCACGCCCACCTCGTGGTGGCTTTTGCCACGAGGTTCGCTGGAGCTGGTCATGGGCGGGGGTATGGGAGGGCAACTGGGTCGCAGCTTGCTAGGGGACGACAGTAGCCTCCGTAAGGGTGCGGCCTATTCGGCCATCCGCTGGGGCCTGGGGGAAAACCTCACGGCGGAAGCCATGGTGCAAACCGTGGGTAACCGTTGGCAAGCGGGTGCAGGGCTCGCTTGGCAGGCCTTTCCCGAAGCCTTCACGGCGCTGACCTTAGCTCAAGCCGATGGGCAATGGGCCTGGAACTGGGAAGGCACGCTTCAGAAGAACGAGTGGGCCGTTCTGGCCCGTGCCTTTGAACAACCGCAAGCGTTTCGCCTGCAACCTGTTGGCAGCGTGCGGCGGGATTACTCCCTGGAGCTGCGCTACAACCCTGCTTCCTGGCTGGAGTTGGGGCTGTGGAGCCGGAAGCTGGACTTTGAGCCCGAGCACGTTCAGTGGGTTCGCCCCACGGCGGTGGTGTCGCTGGGGAGCGCGCTTTTCTTGCGCATTGCTCCCGACCAGTGGGGGGATTACGTCATCACCGCCACCTCGCAACCCCACCCCCGCCTGCGGCTGTCCGCAAGCTACTTCCACTCGCAGCTTTACGATGTGGGCTGGGATATGCCCACCTCCTGGCCCCTGGAGCTACGGGGCACCTGGGAGCGAGGGGGGGAGGGCAGTGACCGCCTCACATTGACCGTAGGGAACCGACCTGAGAGCTTTCGCCTGCCAAGGCTTCGCGTGGGGATTCAGACTTCCGGGGGCTTTTCAGCTGCATACGCTGAGGCGTCGGCGCCGGTGTGGTCGGGGCTTTGGTTTCGGGCCCAGTACATGGGCATTCCCTCCCGGGTGCTGGGGGGAGAAAAACCGAAGCCGCGACTTTTCCTTGCTCTTACCGCGGATTTTGGCTACGCCATGGGCAGGCTGGTGGCCGCAGACCAAACCACCCTGCGCCGGGAGCTGGGTGGTGTTGCGGGACGTTTGTTAGTAAGAGGAAAAGCGCCGGCTGTGAGCCTTGCGGGTGCCCGGGTGCAGGTCGTTGGCTTCGGTGGCACTGTGACTTCCGCCGATGGGAGCTTCTTTGTCGGGAACGTTCCGCCAGGGGTCTACGAGGTGGAGCTGGATCCCGAGCGGTTGCCCCTAGAGCTTGTTCCCGTGCAACGCCGGTTCGTGGTGGAAGTCGCTGCTGGCACCATCACCCGGGTGGATTTTCCCCTGCGGCAACTGTACGGTTTTGCCGGGCAGGTGCGCACCACCGACGGCGTTGGCGTTGCTGGGGCACGGGTGGTTCTCCTTTCCAGGGGCACCGAGGTAGCCTCCCAGGAGACCGACGCTTTCGGTTACTTCCGGTTCGACCAGCTGGAACCCGGCACGTACCTCCTCCAGGCCTGGCGCGGGGAGCAGAAGCTCGGCGAACGCCCTGTGCTCCTGGAGGGGTTCCTCTTTGACCAGGACATCGTGGCGAACCCCTGA
- a CDS encoding DUF11 domain-containing protein: MKRLALSLALLAIAVPLGARSPNGQRDSFGYRVEDTTTSYCSYQWVVVSGSPLVFAAPYASPGDPQAFDDGGAVVPLSAPFEFYGRSYSSVVVSPNGYVGFAGALEQEDGRDFSNDPVGSVPSFQFASGSPRFATPARVFVYHDDLEVGPAGQVVTGFFPTCPRVSESLGVEPCTVVSWEGMRRVGASESFSFELVLYHQSGQMALQYQSVDASGGGSATVGLQDHHAQVGLGYHFNAAGGLAPGLGVCFFSPRFPPGGPMSDLELSQSMPSPPPESGPFDVPLHLGNFGPSPAESTAVTLTLPSGVSYAGDSCGGTFSDGTWEVGWLSERQGVTCTVSLVNNAGGTVTFSASSTAADPNAANNAVQVEVPVADDGDGVAREVENSYPGGDGRPPFAPGDGNGDGIPDSQQPHVATLPLASGKGYLTVEIMQGCGQLQSVATLLETALSVPDRDYDFPLGLVRFNVPCPHATVKLLFHRLGSVDRTYRTGGSALATPWLTLVQATFIRERGIFGVILPLSENTPGDNNPQAGVQHVGGPARRAPAGQR, from the coding sequence ATGAAAAGGCTTGCCCTCTCGCTGGCCTTGCTGGCTATTGCAGTTCCCCTGGGGGCGCGATCCCCCAACGGGCAACGGGACAGCTTTGGCTACCGGGTGGAGGACACCACCACCTCTTACTGCAGCTACCAATGGGTGGTGGTTTCCGGCTCGCCTCTGGTTTTCGCCGCTCCTTACGCTTCCCCCGGGGATCCCCAGGCTTTCGACGACGGCGGTGCCGTGGTTCCCCTTTCTGCTCCCTTTGAGTTTTACGGTCGCTCCTACTCGTCGGTGGTGGTTTCACCCAACGGGTATGTGGGTTTTGCCGGCGCGCTGGAGCAGGAGGACGGGCGGGACTTCAGCAACGATCCGGTAGGATCCGTCCCTTCCTTTCAGTTCGCTTCTGGTTCCCCGCGGTTTGCCACACCCGCAAGGGTTTTCGTCTACCACGACGACCTGGAGGTAGGCCCTGCCGGCCAAGTCGTCACAGGCTTCTTCCCCACCTGCCCGCGGGTTTCCGAAAGTCTGGGGGTAGAACCCTGCACGGTGGTGAGCTGGGAGGGCATGCGGCGGGTTGGAGCCAGCGAGAGTTTTTCCTTTGAGCTGGTGCTTTACCACCAAAGCGGGCAAATGGCCCTCCAGTACCAAAGCGTGGACGCCAGCGGGGGCGGTTCCGCCACGGTGGGCCTTCAGGACCACCACGCCCAGGTTGGTCTGGGCTACCACTTCAACGCCGCCGGTGGCCTTGCCCCTGGGCTTGGCGTTTGCTTTTTCTCCCCGCGCTTTCCCCCCGGAGGTCCGATGTCGGATTTGGAGCTCAGCCAGAGTATGCCTTCCCCACCTCCGGAAAGCGGCCCCTTTGATGTGCCGCTGCATTTGGGGAACTTCGGTCCATCCCCGGCGGAAAGCACCGCGGTTACCTTGACGTTGCCTTCCGGTGTGAGCTATGCCGGCGATAGCTGCGGCGGCACCTTTTCCGATGGGACCTGGGAGGTGGGGTGGCTTTCCGAGCGCCAAGGGGTTACCTGCACCGTTTCTTTGGTCAACAACGCCGGCGGCACCGTCACCTTCAGCGCCAGCTCCACCGCTGCCGACCCCAATGCTGCCAACAACGCGGTGCAGGTGGAGGTGCCGGTGGCAGATGACGGCGATGGAGTGGCCCGGGAGGTCGAGAACAGTTACCCCGGTGGAGACGGCAGGCCTCCCTTTGCCCCAGGGGACGGCAACGGCGATGGCATTCCGGACAGCCAACAACCCCACGTGGCCACGCTGCCACTGGCTTCCGGCAAGGGGTATTTAACCGTGGAAATTATGCAAGGTTGCGGGCAACTGCAATCGGTAGCCACCCTTTTAGAGACGGCGCTTTCCGTCCCCGACCGGGACTACGACTTCCCCCTGGGTTTGGTGCGCTTCAACGTGCCTTGCCCTCACGCTACCGTGAAATTGCTGTTTCATAGGTTGGGGAGCGTTGATAGGACCTACCGGACCGGAGGCTCTGCCCTAGCAACGCCATGGCTCACCCTGGTGCAGGCCACGTTTATTCGCGAGCGCGGTATCTTTGGTGTGATTTTGCCGCTTTCGGAAAACACCCCCGGCGACAACAACCCCCAGGCCGGCGTGCAGCATGTGGGCGGCCCGGCACGCCGGGCTCCAGCGGGCCAACGGTAG
- a CDS encoding proprotein convertase P-domain-containing protein, protein MKRVLFFLTLACSASSWAQLITNGGFEAGNLTGWATGGTNRVGVIAATGVTPNIAPYEGTYFAVLSTGPGSTGGALTSLDGYGGSNEDDLATLSTSFTVTTAPVSLSFAFAFLTSEQNWGPQYDDLFDVTLRREATPASTGFPLVRGSVLKPVTGNSPWSDFGPYDGVSYTFTSGGPITNTVVDDGRTAWTKVCVTVDLPGTYTLQFRVADQGDAFYDSALLVDAVEVPSTCALASSQLTSTSGAVTEWKGGSLQYTPVDSREPALADSPPVMAFVSSGNITGDNPGAQEQIFVHDGLSYQRLTSATSGSFSHPALTANGRFVAFASTANLTGQNADGNWEIFRVDRQTLATTQITNTSPPCENRAPSIAGDAAGDVIAFTTTCSLPGFANPDGNVELVAWDGASFAGTSTSGCQNYAPAVARQQSRYVAFISTCNLSGTNADGNPEVFRRDRQTNSFLQITNTADPVAQDVPSIASSGSAVLFASNGNFAGSNADGSYELFKWQSPATITQVSNEPNTVAYISGKLDDAGVWAVGERLDFTTFSFETRVFYMSSLGNGNPVFSATDPLLPTIAAGANIRRIALQSQSNLTGGNPDGNVEVFEVTTSGAYRRILCAQPDTAIPDNNVNGVTDTIASALTGTVADLDLWVQITHTRVSDLQVQLTSPAGTTVLLVDRPGLPGAGCNGDNVDAVLDDEATQPAETQCLNLPALSGYLVPNNPLSSFDGQNASGNWTLRVSDQAKKENGTLQRWCLAFQLN, encoded by the coding sequence CCGGAGGCACCAACCGGGTGGGTGTCATTGCCGCCACCGGCGTTACTCCCAACATCGCGCCCTACGAGGGCACGTACTTTGCGGTGCTGTCCACTGGTCCCGGAAGCACGGGTGGCGCGCTCACGTCTCTAGATGGGTACGGCGGGAGCAACGAGGACGATCTGGCAACGCTTTCGACCTCATTTACCGTGACCACGGCTCCGGTGAGCCTCTCCTTTGCGTTTGCGTTTCTCACCAGCGAGCAAAACTGGGGCCCCCAATATGACGATCTTTTTGATGTTACCCTACGGCGTGAAGCGACCCCGGCAAGTACCGGATTTCCCCTCGTGCGGGGGAGCGTGCTCAAGCCCGTGACCGGTAACTCCCCATGGTCTGACTTTGGTCCTTACGATGGCGTTTCGTACACCTTCACCTCTGGTGGACCCATCACCAACACCGTGGTCGACGATGGCCGCACCGCTTGGACCAAGGTTTGCGTCACCGTTGACCTGCCCGGGACCTACACCCTGCAGTTTCGGGTGGCGGACCAAGGCGATGCCTTTTACGATTCGGCGCTTTTGGTGGACGCGGTGGAGGTGCCTTCCACCTGTGCGCTGGCGTCCAGCCAGCTCACCTCTACCAGCGGTGCAGTTACCGAATGGAAAGGTGGGAGCCTGCAGTACACCCCTGTGGATAGCCGCGAACCTGCTCTTGCCGACAGCCCGCCGGTGATGGCTTTCGTTTCGTCGGGCAACATCACTGGCGACAACCCCGGCGCCCAAGAGCAGATCTTTGTCCACGATGGCTTGAGCTACCAGAGGCTTACCAGCGCCACCTCGGGGAGCTTTTCCCACCCTGCCCTCACAGCCAACGGCCGCTTCGTTGCTTTTGCTTCCACTGCCAACCTCACCGGCCAAAACGCCGATGGCAACTGGGAAATCTTTCGGGTGGACCGGCAAACCCTGGCCACCACCCAAATCACCAACACCTCCCCACCCTGTGAGAACCGTGCCCCCAGCATTGCCGGAGATGCAGCTGGCGACGTCATTGCCTTCACCACCACCTGTTCCCTGCCCGGTTTTGCCAACCCCGATGGGAACGTGGAGCTGGTGGCGTGGGACGGGGCTTCCTTTGCCGGGACCAGCACCAGCGGATGCCAAAACTACGCGCCAGCGGTGGCCCGACAGCAGTCCCGGTACGTGGCTTTTATTTCCACCTGCAACCTCAGCGGCACCAATGCCGATGGCAACCCGGAGGTTTTCCGGCGGGACCGGCAAACCAACAGCTTCCTGCAAATTACCAACACCGCCGATCCGGTAGCTCAGGATGTTCCCAGCATTGCCAGCAGCGGGAGCGCTGTTCTGTTTGCCTCCAACGGCAACTTTGCGGGGAGCAACGCCGACGGTAGTTATGAACTCTTCAAATGGCAAAGCCCCGCCACCATCACCCAGGTTTCCAACGAGCCGAATACCGTGGCCTACATTTCCGGGAAGCTGGACGATGCTGGCGTTTGGGCCGTAGGTGAGCGGTTGGATTTCACAACCTTTAGCTTTGAAACGCGGGTTTTCTATATGTCATCGCTAGGGAACGGAAACCCGGTTTTTTCGGCCACGGATCCGCTTTTGCCCACCATCGCCGCCGGCGCGAATATTCGCCGCATTGCCCTGCAATCCCAAAGCAACCTCACCGGCGGCAATCCAGATGGGAATGTGGAGGTCTTTGAGGTAACCACCAGCGGGGCCTATCGGCGCATCCTCTGCGCCCAACCTGATACCGCCATCCCCGATAACAACGTCAACGGCGTTACCGACACCATAGCCTCGGCACTCACCGGCACCGTGGCCGATTTGGACCTGTGGGTGCAAATCACCCACACCAGGGTTTCGGATTTGCAGGTGCAGCTCACCTCCCCCGCCGGCACCACGGTGCTCTTGGTGGACCGGCCGGGCCTCCCCGGGGCTGGGTGCAACGGTGACAACGTGGACGCGGTGTTGGACGATGAAGCTACGCAGCCGGCCGAGACTCAGTGCCTGAACCTTCCCGCCCTTTCCGGCTACCTGGTGCCCAACAACCCCCTTTCCAGCTTTGACGGCCAAAACGCCAGCGGAAACTGGACTTTGAGGGTGTCTGACCAAGCCAAAAAGGAAAACGGCACCCTCCAGCGTTGGTGTTTGGCGTTTCAACTGAACTAG